One genomic segment of Coffea arabica cultivar ET-39 chromosome 6e, Coffea Arabica ET-39 HiFi, whole genome shotgun sequence includes these proteins:
- the LOC113697055 gene encoding uncharacterized protein — MANAWKRNQPTKILTPKTILLFLLTSLLLVTFLYLASQIQTPTPKTIKTLAQFDRKIKPFDCYSSPQAHPVIANIVEGLKYPFLYSLSDFGNLPEKPHKNIVRTLKGKPFRKADISGTVQELLEKLKGDKHGIFVDVGANVGMATFAAAVMGIKVLAFEPVFENLQRICEGIYFNRVGGLVEVFEAATSDRSGNITFHKLVGRLDNSAVSATGAKMAFKSNEEIALQIKSIPLDEVIEESEPVLLLKIDVQGWEYHVLKGASKLLSRNKGEAPYIIYEEDERLLKASNSSAKEIREFLHSLGYHDCTQHGTDAHCTKTE, encoded by the exons ATGGCAAATGCCTGGAAAAGAAATCAACCCACAAAAATTCTCACCCCAAAAACCATCCTCCTCTTCCTCTTAACGTCTCTCCTCCTCGTCACCTTCCTCTACCTAGCCTCCCAAATCCAAACTCCTACTCCTAAAACCATCAAAACCCTTGCTCAATTTGACCGAAAAATCAAGCCTTTTGATTGCTACAGTTCACCCCAAGCCCACCCTGTCATTGCCAACATCGTTGAAGGCCTTAAGTACCCTTTTCTTTATTCACTCTCAGACTTTGGGAATTTACCAGAAAAGCCCCACAAGAATATTGTAAGGACCCTTAAAGGAAAACCCTTTAGGAAGGCTGATATTTCAGGCACTGTGCAAGAACTATTGGAAAAATTGAAAGGCGATAAACATGGTATTTTCGTAGATGTTGGTGCTAACGTGGGAATGGCTACCTTTGCAGCTGCTGTAATGGGGATTAAAGTTTTGGCCTTTGAGCCCGTTTTTGAGAATTTGCAGAGGATTTGTGAAGGGATTTACTTCAACAGAGTTGGGGGCTTAGTTGAGGTTTTTGAAGCTGCAACTTCGGATAGATCAGGGAATATCACATTTCATAAG TTAGTCGGCCGGCTAGACAACAGTGCAGTCTCGGCCACTGGTGCCAAAATGGCATTTAAGTCCAACGAAGAGATTGCACTTCAAATCAAGTCAATTCCACTGGATGAAGTGATTGAAGAGTCTGAGCCCGTGCTCCTGCTTAAAATAGATGTTCAGGGTTGGGAGTACCACGTACTGAAGGGTGCCTCAAAGCTGCTATCAAGAAATAAGGGGGAAGCCCCGTACATAATATATGAGGAAGACGAGCGCTTGTTGAAAGCAAGCAATAGTAGTGCCAAAGAGATTCGGGAGTTTCTTCACAGTCTGGGCTATCATGACTGCACTCAGCATGGTACAGATGCACATTGCACAAAAACAGAATGA
- the LOC113697056 gene encoding uncharacterized protein, protein MTTPRKHRLSLLNSKKKIFFLVNLFATPRKQSEAAANMESTLLSLSRFIPSPNKEGGRLVLTTIQSSFYGKMMSGRSCFWGRNYNSVSGGNRSSLVISAVLGKKIKKETVVPEPDYRIPIVLLGFAGGLIYADNLLGAAPVGLLGLLLLVQTTRVRFVFDEEALEVKVGEQLEESGENFFVGGKNRWKYSTFVNWELWWPNFPILVYFKETQTKPEGQIHFFPVIFNGKQLYDVMVERCGPSQTSSPKES, encoded by the exons ATGACAACTCCGCGAAAGCACCGCCTCTCACTccttaattcaaaaaaaaaaattttttttctagttaATCTCTTTGCGACGCCAAGAAAGCAGAGCGAAGCAGCAGCAAACATGGAAAGCACTCTGTTATCTCTGTCTCGCTTCATCCCCTCGCCAA ATAAAGAAGGGGGCAGACTTGTATTAACCACAATCCAGAGCTCATTTTACGGCAAAATGATGAGTGGACGCAGTTGTTTTTGGGGAAGGAATTATAATAGTGTCAGTGGTGGCAACAGAAGCAGTCTCGTGATCTCTGCTGTG CtgggaaagaaaatcaagaaagagACTGTAGTTCCTGAGCCCGATTACCGAATTCCTATTGTTCTTCTTG GTTTTGCTGGAGGTTTAATCTATGCAGATAACCTGTTAGGAGCAGCTCCTGTAGGACTACTTGGGTTGCTCCTATTAGTCCAG ACGACTAGAGTGAGGTTTGTCTTTGATGAAGAGGCCCTG GAGGTGAAAGTAGGAGAGCAGCTTGAGGAGTctggtgaaaatttttttgtggGCGGAAAAAATCGGTGGAA ATACTCAACATTTGTGAACTGGGAGCTTTGGTGGCCAAATTTTCCAATCCTTGTCTATTTTAAGGAGACGCAAACAAAACCTGAGGGACAAATCCACTTTTTCCCGGTTATATTT AATGGGAAGCAACTCTATGATGTTATGGTGGAAAGGTGTGGCCCTTCACAAACTAGTTCTCCCAAAGAATCCTAA